From the Desulfovibrio sp. JY genome, one window contains:
- the mnmE gene encoding tRNA uridine-5-carboxymethylaminomethyl(34) synthesis GTPase MnmE, whose product MPASRLPGDTIAAIATPPGRGGVGIVRISGPLAKAVATKLFTAARPDFAGLRPYRLHHGTVHDASGRVLDEVMAAFMPGPGSYTGEDTAEIFCHGAPVVLAAVLAAACAAGARPAGPGEFTKRAYLNGRLDLSQAEAVAELIAARGEVDAALAVTRLSGGMGEAARELGRALGELRAGVCLAVDFPDEEVECQPKEAFADGVVAIMDRIDALLAAGRRARPFREGAVVALFGRVNAGKSSLFNAFLGTDRALVADQPGTTRDYLEEGLDLDGLPVRLTDTAGLRETPDAVEAAGKKRGRDRAGRADLGLYVVDGAAPYAPDPEAEELLALLGPRRVLVVVNKADLPAAGPGAAEALRARGLETVAVSARTGFGLTGLLTAMRERLTAGDGLPEPGATAPNAREAASLEAARLELAGLVADIRAGVPYDLLGVRLETAAALVSDITGETTPDDVLNAVFSKFCIGK is encoded by the coding sequence ATGCCCGCCAGCCGCCTTCCGGGCGACACCATCGCCGCCATCGCCACCCCGCCGGGGCGCGGCGGCGTCGGCATCGTGCGCATAAGCGGCCCGCTGGCCAAGGCCGTCGCGACAAAGCTCTTCACCGCGGCCCGGCCGGATTTCGCCGGGCTTAGGCCCTATCGGCTGCACCACGGGACCGTGCATGACGCTTCGGGCCGGGTGCTCGACGAGGTCATGGCGGCCTTCATGCCCGGTCCCGGGAGCTACACCGGCGAGGACACGGCGGAAATCTTCTGCCATGGCGCGCCGGTGGTGCTGGCCGCCGTCCTGGCCGCCGCCTGCGCGGCCGGGGCGCGGCCGGCCGGGCCCGGGGAATTCACCAAGCGGGCCTATCTCAATGGTCGGCTCGACCTGTCCCAGGCCGAGGCCGTGGCGGAACTGATCGCCGCGCGCGGCGAGGTGGACGCGGCCCTTGCCGTAACCCGCCTTTCCGGCGGCATGGGCGAGGCCGCCCGGGAACTGGGCCGGGCGCTTGGCGAGCTGCGGGCCGGGGTCTGTCTGGCCGTGGATTTTCCCGACGAAGAAGTGGAGTGCCAGCCCAAGGAGGCCTTTGCCGACGGGGTTGTGGCCATCATGGACCGCATCGACGCCCTGCTTGCCGCCGGACGCCGGGCCAGGCCTTTTCGCGAAGGGGCGGTCGTGGCGCTTTTCGGCAGGGTCAACGCCGGCAAGTCGAGCCTTTTCAACGCCTTTCTGGGCACGGACCGGGCGCTGGTGGCCGATCAGCCGGGCACGACCCGGGATTATCTGGAAGAGGGGCTCGACCTCGACGGGTTGCCCGTGCGCCTGACGGACACGGCCGGACTGCGCGAGACGCCGGACGCCGTGGAGGCGGCCGGCAAGAAACGCGGCCGGGACAGGGCCGGCCGGGCGGACCTGGGGCTTTATGTCGTGGACGGCGCGGCCCCGTACGCCCCGGACCCCGAGGCCGAGGAACTGTTGGCGCTTCTTGGGCCAAGGCGCGTGCTGGTCGTGGTCAACAAGGCCGATCTGCCGGCGGCCGGGCCGGGGGCGGCCGAGGCGCTTCGGGCGCGTGGCCTGGAGACGGTGGCCGTCTCGGCGCGCACGGGTTTCGGCTTGACCGGGCTTTTGACCGCCATGCGCGAGCGCCTGACCGCCGGTGACGGGCTGCCCGAACCGGGCGCCACGGCCCCCAATGCGCGCGAGGCGGCAAGCCTCGAGGCCGCCCGGCTGGAGCTGGCGGGGCTTGTGGCCGATATCCGGGCGGGCGTGCCCTACGATCTGCTGGGCGTGCGGCTCGAAACCGCCGCGGCGCTTGTTTCGGACATCACCGGCGAGACCACGCCAGACGACGTACTCAATGCCGTCTTCTCGAAATTCTGCATCGGCAAATAG
- a CDS encoding PLP-dependent aminotransferase family protein has product MPAFAKRMSQVRRSFIREILKVTADPSIISFAGGLPKPDLFPIGPMADAAARVLAENGPAALQYSVTEGEPELREWIAARYKARKGMDIDPANILITTGSQQSLDLIGKVFLDPGDLLAVELPGYIGAIQAFSLFEPEFAGVPLTPQGPDIDRLTELLLTRKAKMFYAVPNFQNPSGMTYSLAARRAVAETLRVSDAVFVEDDPYGELRFAGEPMPPVSSFLPGGDAFLLGTFSKIVAPGLRLGWVAATSEALPKLVTAKQASDLHSSTFVQRVLVRYLADNDIDAHIAKIKSAYGAQRDLMLERIQAEFPEGVTCTEPEGGMFLWVTLPEGCSAFALFDLCIKEKVAFVPGGPFFVDGGGERAMRLNFSNADPDRIVEGIARMGRGIKALLAKTSCAAVA; this is encoded by the coding sequence GTTCGTTCATTCGGGAAATCCTCAAAGTCACCGCCGATCCGTCCATCATCTCCTTTGCTGGCGGACTCCCGAAGCCCGACCTTTTTCCCATCGGCCCCATGGCCGACGCCGCCGCCCGCGTATTGGCCGAGAACGGTCCCGCCGCCCTGCAATACTCCGTAACCGAAGGCGAGCCGGAACTGCGGGAATGGATCGCCGCCCGCTACAAGGCCCGCAAGGGCATGGACATCGATCCGGCCAATATCCTTATCACCACCGGTTCCCAGCAAAGCCTGGATCTCATCGGCAAGGTGTTTCTCGACCCGGGCGACCTGCTCGCCGTGGAGTTGCCCGGTTACATCGGGGCCATACAGGCCTTTTCGCTGTTCGAGCCGGAATTTGCCGGCGTGCCGCTCACGCCCCAGGGGCCGGACATCGATCGGCTGACGGAACTGCTGCTTACCCGGAAAGCCAAGATGTTTTACGCCGTGCCCAATTTCCAGAACCCCTCGGGCATGACCTACAGTCTGGCCGCCCGGCGGGCCGTGGCCGAGACGCTGCGCGTCTCCGACGCGGTTTTCGTGGAGGACGATCCCTACGGCGAGCTGCGTTTCGCCGGCGAGCCCATGCCGCCGGTGTCGTCGTTTTTGCCCGGCGGGGATGCCTTCCTGCTCGGCACGTTTTCCAAAATTGTCGCGCCGGGGCTGCGCCTGGGCTGGGTGGCGGCCACGTCGGAAGCCCTGCCCAAGCTCGTCACCGCCAAGCAGGCTTCCGACCTGCACAGCTCCACCTTCGTGCAGCGGGTGCTCGTGCGCTACCTGGCCGACAACGACATCGACGCCCATATCGCCAAGATCAAGTCCGCCTACGGCGCGCAACGGGACCTCATGCTCGAGCGCATCCAGGCGGAATTTCCCGAAGGCGTCACCTGCACCGAACCCGAAGGCGGCATGTTCCTGTGGGTGACGCTGCCCGAGGGCTGCTCGGCCTTTGCCCTGTTCGACCTGTGCATCAAGGAAAAGGTGGCTTTCGTGCCGGGCGGGCCGTTTTTCGTCGACGGCGGGGGCGAGCGGGCCATGCGGCTCAACTTCTCCAACGCCGACCCGGACCGCATCGTGGAGGGCATCGCCCGCATGGGGCGCGGTATAAAGGCGCTTCTGGCCAAGACCAGCTGTGCCGCCGTCGCGTAG